A region of the Lepidochelys kempii isolate rLepKem1 chromosome 24, rLepKem1.hap2, whole genome shotgun sequence genome:
TGTACCGGCCCGTACACAGCCCACATGAAAGTGCTGCTGCTTTAACATTGCTGACCCTTTTGCCCCCCTCTCCATGCCactgatggggtggggtggggggcgcaaaaggggcatCTGCCCCGGGGCCTgacgatttaaaagggcctggggctcctggctgctgccaccactacccaaGCAGTGGCCGGAGCCACTGGGCCGGGCagcgtggaagggctggctggggggggctgaCCCCACCCGTTCTGGGGCCCCGGAGCCGGGCCCCCTTACCGGTAAGTATTTTATCTTATTTTCACCCCTGTGTTTAGCCAAGAATGTGTCACCCACTGCCAAAGCTCATGGTGTGTGGATCAGAAAGTTCCATGTTCAAACCTTGCTACCAACCCACCGGCTTGTCGTTACAGGTGCACCTAACTCCTGTGGAGGAGTGGGAATGGGAAACcctggaatgggggaaggggaggatagAGGGGTCCACACAGATCCTAGTGTGGGGAACCCTGGtaaggaggaaggggggaaagaggggcaCACAGAGTCCctggcatggggagaaggtgagaaTGGGGGCCACACAGAGTCCCTGGCATGGGGGGAAGGTGAGAATGGgtgggcacacagagcccctggcatggggtgAAGTGGGAGGTGGGATGCAGTTAATGCTGGTGGAAGGAGGAGCATGCTGGGAGGAAAGAGAGGTGACACAGCTTCTGGAAGGAGAAGGAGATTGGGGGACCAGTATGGGAGGAGGGTCTGGGGGCCACACAGAACCCCTGGTATGAGGGAACAGCACGGAGTCCCTGCGATTGAGGGAGTTAGGAAGGTGGCATATGAGGAGATGGAGGGatgccaggagccctgggctgtGCAATGAGCTTGGCCAATACAAGCCAAAGAGTGTGCGGGCCCTAGTATTTCACATGGTTCAAGGAGGGTCCACAGGCAATTTCTGGCAGAGCCAAGGCTAGAATCCAAATCTGTCCTGGAGTCACTGCAAATCCCAAACCAAACCTGTTTCCCACCCAAGGCAGTGTAGAGGGAAGGTGCAGCCTCTCCCACAGCACAACCCAccatctcccctctgcccccctgggGGGGAGGCCCACACCTCATATTCCTtcttggggtggtggtggggaacttTTCCCTCAACTGTGAATTGTAGGAGATCCACAGAGGCAGTGCTAGCCTATTTTGTTGTATTAATGCCACCAGAAATACAGCAGCGAGGCAGCATGCTGTGCCCAGGGCTCCTCTGAGATGCCCGCGGGCAGAGCGGGAGGTGAATTTGCTTAGCTATATTAACATGGTCAGAGTCTCTGGAGGGCTCCTGGTCTTTCCAACTCTACAATTGCCTTCACCTTCCACAGGTCTGGCTGAGCTACTCTGTCCCTGAGCACATTTCCCCAGAGCCGGTTGCATGCAGCCAGGCCTGGCGTTTGTGCCTGTCCAGTCTGAGGTTCTTCTTTCTGGCTCACTGCCGATTCCCTGTTCTAAACGGAGTGGTGCAGGGTCACTGGGACAGCGCGCACCCAGCCTTGTGGGCCCTGCTGGAGGCCCTGTGGCTCTActacctccctcctcccccaaaggaGCAGCAGAAGGGGGTCCTCCAGACCTGCCTAGACAGACCTCCCAGAAGCaaccaatcagagcccagcaggctcagataaaaggagcagCAGGGCCTCACCAGCTCAGTTGGTGAGCTGGGCTGACTCTGACCTGGGTCTGGTCGCCGGCTCAGCAGGGTGGAGTCAGAGGCGACAGGGCATGGCTGGATGGGTcagtcagttcctggctgggaccaaagaggtggggtggggagaggctaGGCTGGGGGGATAGGCCTGTCTGTTCCCGCCTGGAGCCATAGCGggcagggtggagctggggggggggtacGGGGCTCCGCTCCCGCCACAGGAGCTTGACTGGATGCATTTCCTGGTCCTGGGAGTGAGAGGGCCTGAGAGCTGTAACCCTGAAGTCACGGTGGGAGGTGAAGGGCCTGGTGGGAAGACACCCAGATAAGCAGCAGGAGCTGACTGAAGGAAGAGTCCATGGCTGCTCTTTATAGTGTCCCTGGGTTGGACCTGGAGCCATGAGTGGCCTGCGTCTCCCCGCCAATCACCACCTCCCGGCCACTGGCAAAATGGCCTAAGCCCCGAGAAGGAGGCAATGCTACTTTAGAAGCCCAAGCAGAGGGCTAGATTTAAAGGGTCCAGGGTCTGGGCTGAAGACCTTACTGGAGGCAGACAGTTTGGTGAACTCTTTGCTACCCCAGACAAGGTCCACAACAactgtgtgacttggctggagggctgagctaCTGAAGATCTGCCTATCAAGGTCAGGAGCCCAACAGGGGGTGCCAGTAGTGGGGGGAAAGATTGCAGCACCACTTCCAGCCTCTAGTAGGCACTCAGGAGGAGAGTGCCCCCATTACAGTCATTTGGACCCATAACCacattgctgtgtaaacatacatTTAGAACAAGGAGAGAGCAGAATCCAAAAGGTTTTGTCagtggactttttttggactggAATAGCCATAGTTTGAGATTCCCAAGGCCAGGATAAGCTTAGTGATTTCCAGGGAAGTGCATTAGCAGATCTGTATCAAGAGGGACCAGAAACCATCTCTGATTGGACTCTGGGATGGGATGGTGATGGCTGGCCAAACCCCTTTTGGACATTTCTTTGGGGAGCCCTTTGCCAAAGGCTACAAACACCAGAACTCACCTATGGCTTGTGCAAGCCATTTGTCTCTAAACTTTGGGGAGCTTTTCCCCTACACCCAGACCATAGGTGGACAACTTTGGAACCAGGGAGACCATAGCAAGGGTCCAGAGAGGACATCAGACCATCAGCACAGGACTGCTGGAGCCTCAGCAACTTCTAGGATGCCAGTTTGAGAATACTGCTGCTCCCTTCCCTGATGTCTCATTTCAACCCATCTGACAGTCTCTGTCTGCCTTCTTCTGGCTGTCCAATCATTGGCAAGCTCAGTCAGCTTTGCAACTGGTCCTGTCTGTTAGCTCACAGCTGTAGCTGTACTGATGTGAACAGCTTTATCCTGGCAGGAGGGGACCAGACCATACCAGTCAGATGTTGTCTCAAAGATGTAGCCAATGATTTTCGTTTGTTGTAATGttattgtgtgatgttataaTTAACTAACATGTTATGTCATACAGAATTGTATGTTAAAGAGGGTTAAAgtgtaggattatagaagtataagattgATCCGTATTTAGAGGGAATCATTTATAAGATATCTAAGTAAGCAAGGCTAAAGTGCAAGACCCGTAGGCTGAGGCTAGCAGAActttagcttagctattttaggccttggagcTAAGAAATGCTGACATAAGTAAGTGACTGAAGAATAACCCAATGCCctaagattatgggaaaagaggtAACAAGTGGTAATATTGTAAAAAAGTAGATGGAAGATTACAGCATTTTTATGATTTAAAATTAGAGGCACATCTGTCTCCAGCATGTGTGTTAACCACACAATACAGGTTGTGTGtcaatgctaatgagaataaagaGAACCTACATGACTTATGAAAGTTGGGGTCCCATATATTTATGGGGGACACAGACCAATAAGGAAAAAGAGTGTTGACACTTTCATGGACATATGCAGAATGTAGGTATAgacagaatcacattataaaaagggGATGCCCGGGAAAATTGAGCTTCCTATGGGagaactccagcaggaaccatccctctactgatgatcaatcCATGAGAGAGCCATCAGACTCTAACAGTATCTAGGAGGATGTGAGTATGTCTGTAGTTATAACTGGTACATGGATATATTTAGGAGTTGTATATGCTGGAACATTCATATCTTTGTTGGTAACTTTAATAAAGTTGATAAAAGATAGCGGAGCTTGTTCTTGTGATTGTCTGTGTTACTTGCCTATGGTTTCATGTGTTTCCATGAGCTCTAGATCAAAAAGAAGCATAGATAACTCTGTTGAACTTGAGACTGTAGCTGCAAAAGCCATACCCTCGATGATGTAATATGACATCACTAAAATTCGTTTTAAATCAAAGCAAAGGCTACAAAGCAGTGCATGGAAGATAAGGCGACTGACCTGACCCTGGATTGTACCCGAGCTGCAACATGGCATCCAGAGCCAACCACGTTTCCGTTCTGTCACGCTCCCTCTGTGAGCCTTTGTCAGGTATCTCTCAAGGCAGTATTAAGTGTAACCACCAATGACAGCACCAGAATTCTAGGTGTAACTGGCTCCACAAAGAGAATTTGGTGGCCAAGGGACTTGAATTGATACCAGATTAAGGGATTTTATGTAGATCATTTCTGGCACAGGCGATGatttatttcatacaaagcatgccatgtaagatatcatatgaaaggtcatgatcttcTGAAACCCATCGTTCTGTTCAAATATGTATATCTTTCTtatgtatgaagttatgagattttgctgtatgatTGTTACTGGAATACATTGTAAATTTGACAGTCTCTACTGCTAGGTGGTGATCCATTCCCAGGAGGGTGTTAAGTGACCATTAATCAGCAGAGGAGTTGtaaacaagggatttacaattctgtaagagAAGCACCACACAACTGGAGATTGTTCAACTCTATGAGTCAGTAAAGCCCAGCAGGACATGTCTGGGCTAgtgttttccaggcacatggactgaggatataaTATAGGGGACAAAGGTCAAAGCATGATGCCATTCTCCTCCCGCACCtatgctggaagcaacaagaacacggagaagacaaagacttgaactgaggagactggtcccaggcttaaagggaagcctgtgtattaaggacTATAACCTACCTGCAACATTGAGTGAGGTGAGAGAACTTCTTGATCCAAACACGGTTTAGtctaataaggtttaagatttagactgtgcgcttaccttttattttctttggtaactaccTCTGACCTGttgtgcctaccacttataatcgcTTAAagtctatctttctgtagttaataaacctgttttaggtaaaatataaaacaatgtgttttggttgaaatgcttgggaaatctcagctcaggttacaaaagctactgcatccgatgaagtgagctgtagctcaagaaagctcatgctcaaataaattggttagtttctaaggtgccacaagtcctccttttctttttgcgaatacagactaacacggctgctactctaaaagctACTGTGTGTCCATGCCACACTGAGGAAGGGGCAGACTGGATAATGAatttacactggtcaggcttctgaccatgacaagacagtacagttctggggtgcaaggctgggggcttgggagatttgctggtacttttctctgtgtgatttgtgagtggctcggggagcattcatgcaatctagctgggtgtgacgctccacatgctgttgtattgagtgataacagcacctagaggggtttgctgcttgttactagcaaagcattgtgagagacagcccaggctggagagttaaggggtcacagtggtaccccagttccaggttgtaccccggGGATCCTGTAACACTATGGAATGGGGACTGTTTTTGAGGTTCTGGTGTGTGTATTAATATTGAACAGGATCCTCTTGTTTGGTTCTCACAAGGAAGAACTGACTCCTGTGGTGGCCGTGAACATTAGGAACCCAGAATTCTCAGCACCCACTGACACAATGGGTCACAACCCGGATTTCCATTCTTAGACTGCACCCAGTGGGGCTGTGCTGGGATTCTCAATACACCACAGGCTGCAGAGGGGAAGGTCATCTCATTTATTGGGATACAGAAGCAGACCAGGCTTTAGACACAGGTAAATGCTCAAATGACACAAACACTAGGGATTGGTTGATTTCACACTGTTCCCATAGGATTCACAAGAGCAGAGGTTGGTGCTAGCTTTGCTCAGATGCCGCTGGCGTGTGTGCATCACTATTCGCTGTCATGCACCAATGGGGTTTGGAGCTGGATGGCCAGGCCCCTGTTCCCAAGGCAAGGCTGCATTTCAATAGGACCCTTATGCCAGCATGGGTTTAAGTACCACGTAACCCTTTATTTGATACTGCAAACTGCCCTAGCCCACaatggagtggggcagctgcaaATCATCGCTGGCAGCCTGCATTGCAACAGTCGGGGTGGCACAATCCTACATGTACACATCAGCAATTTCCCCTACAAATGACTGCTTGGCATCAAATCCACCCCCAAAGGAGTCCTGATCCTGCGCCCAGATGAGCACACCCTGGTTGTTGATAGCGTAGCCTTTCTTCAGCCCCTTCCTGGGTAAGGGACTCCCGTTCACCCAGAGCTCGGCTATACCTGTGGCGGATTCCCAGCTGGCACAAACATGCTCCCAGCCAGTGCTTGTGCCTTTGTTTTCTGGGACTTTGAAGGTCACCGGTTCCCCCCCAACATACAGGCTGAGCTCTCCGGGCTTGTCTTTGTAGAGGAGGATCTCGTTATCTCTGGCCCTGGTAGCGTAGGAGAACAGGCTGAAGGCCCGGGTCAGGTCAGTGAAATATCTCAGACACATGGTGAAGGTCTGCAGAGTACCATTGTTGTTCATGTTCAGGATAACATGGGCATCAGCAGACTCCTTTGGAAAAACAAACACCTGCCCACAGAGATCTGTGTGGAGAAGTGAGAGGAAAAGGCTGGATTCATTCTAATGTTTCCAAGGTGGCTAGCTTGTCCAGCTTCAGGCCTCCCCCTGCTATTCTCGCCCCACCGTACACAGCTCTgtcaggtagggttgccaactttttaattgcagaaaaccaaacacccttgccctgtccctgccttgccccttctccgaggccccacccccactcattccatccaccctccctccattgctcactcttccccaccctcactcactcgtttaggggcagggggttgcggtgcaggagTGAGGGAGTGAGGaatccagctgggggtgcaggctctggggtggggcccaggatgaggggtttgttgtgcaggaggagggtgggccaaagggttcagagtgtgagagtgggctctgggcagaggcagggggttggggtgtgggagggggtacaggctctgggctgggggctcgggctccagggtgggtccagaaatgaggggttcagggtgctggagggggtaaggactccggctggggatgtaggctctggggtggagccaggaatgaggagtttggggtacaggagagggctcACCAaaaagcaaggactggcctgtctctcgagatctgtgagagtgatgggtcgtccttcaggataggttgtagatccttgatgatgatcctggagaggttttagctgggggctgaaggtgatggctagtggtgttctgttttttctttgttgggcctgtcttgtagtaggtaacttctgggtactcttctggccagtccttgcttatatatatatataaaatctccccactatatttccacggtatgcatccgatgaagtgagctgtagctcacgaaagcttatgctttattacatttgttagtctgtaaggtgccacaagtactccttttctttttaaagatgcaGTTAGACatctagtgggatttacaaagcATCTAAGCTtctaggagcttttgaaaatcccactaggtgcctaagtacctttgaaaatctgtcccttagtcTGTGTTGGGCTCAGTGCCCCATCTATACattggggataacagcactgctctacctcactGAGGGGCTGtgatgtgaggtgctcagatactacggtgatgtgGCCACATAAGTATCACAGGTTGAGTGGGAACTTCTCTATACCATTGCTATCCCTTCCCTGggttttggccccttcttttcTCCTATGCCCCTCAAAtctccctcttttctgaatgTGAACTTGGCTCAGAGGGCTTGGCTGTATTTCTTCTGAGTCCCCTGAGTTCTCTCTtcaaatccccaccccccactggcACAGGGATTCCTGTTTTTTACAGGTTCATCTAATGacttccagatccttaatttaattaccagccttttcttatcttaatcaccctgcatctgtttgtaaacaaaacactgactccctgccccagggacacAAGCTGGGAGAAGCACCTCTCTGCATCCCATTCCAAGGCTGTGCCCTTCAAAGAGCTCTACCTGGGAGCATCCTTCCTGTATGAaacttggggggagaggggagggctcttGCCCCCCGCCGCCCTACCTAATTGGCGCCCTTGGCAGCTGTGGTTGGTTCTTCTGCCCCAGGAGGTGGGcaagtggggcaggcagccaatcagagggctcAGATTTGCTAGAGGGCTGTAGCATCTCACATAATGGGCCAACGGCTCCAGCCCAACCAATCCCGTTACAGTGAGAACATGGCGGGAGCTAGCGGTGCTGCACATGGGAGCCAGACTCAGTGACGCAGACGCTGTCGGGGTTTGGGGCTCCCCAGTCAGAGGCGTTTGGACAGTGCTCCCCCATGTCCCTGCTGCACGCTGCCCCAGTGATGCTCTCTGCCATGCCCAGGGTGGGGCACTGCTGCCCAACCAGGAACAGCTTGTGCCCTGCTTCCTGCGCATAACACACCGGGGCTCGGGACAGGGCTGCCGGGGCATTTCTGACAGGACCCTGCACCCTCAGTACTGAGAGGAAGGCTGTTCAGTTTCCCGCTGGAGCCCACGCTCTGCTGTGTCATTCTgtgcccagccagggcttggccCCCGGCACTGCCGCCTGCCCCTACCTGACTGGGTGACGGCTCCTGAGAGGCCAGCGAGGACGAAGAGCCaaagctgcagcttctccatGTTCTTCACCTGCGACCCAGAGGGGAGAGTCAGAGGGGCAGGAAGGTGGGAGGCTGGGGCTGCTCTGCCCTGAAACCTGCCCCCTAATTAATCCGTGAGTGGAGGTGAGAGTGGAAACGTGTTCAACCAAGCCCGTCCCAGGGGCGGATTCTGGAATTCCCCTTTGGCTCCGGATCTCATCCTGTCACCACCCTGCAGTTGTTATTAACCCTTCCTATCCTCTGTACCCAACACTGCCCCTttaaacaaggtcagctcccagactgctgcgctgggcatcacaacatggggaatagatggccagtcctctgtggagaaagaggtggttagggactatttagaaaagctggatgtgcacaagtccatggggccggacgagttgcatccgagagtgctaaaggaattggcggctgtgattgcagagccattggccattatctttgaaaactcgtggcgaacgggggaagtcccggatgactggaaaaaggctaatgtagtgccaatctttaaaaaagggaagaaggaggatcctgggaactacaggccagtcagcctcacctcagtccctggaaaaatcatggagcaggtcctcaaagaatcaatcctgaagcacttacatgagaggaaagtgatcaggaacagtcagcatggattcaccaagggaaggtcatgcctgactaatctaatcgccttctatgaagagattactggttctgtggatgaagggaaagcagtggatgtattgtttcttgactttagcaaagcttttgacacggtctcccacagtattcttgtcagcaagttaaagaagtatgggctggatgaatgcattataagggggtagaaagttggctagattgttgggctcaatgggtagtgatcaatggctccatgtctagttggcagccggtgtcaagtggagtgccccaggggtcggtcctggggccggttttgttcaatatcttcataaatgatctggaggatggtgtggattgcactctcagcaaatttgcagatgatactaaactgggaggagtggtagatacactggagggcagggataggatacagagggacctggacaaattggaggattgggccaaaagaaatctgatgaggttcaataaggataagtgcagggtcctgcacttaggacggaagaacccaatacacagctacagactagggaccgaatggctaggcagcagttctgcggaaaaggacctaggggtgacagtggacgagaagctggatatgagtaagcagtgtgcccttgttgccaagaaggtcaatggcattttgggatgtataagtaggggcatagcaagcagatcgagggacgtgatcgtccccctctattcgacattggtgaggcctcatctggagtactgtgtccagttttgggccccacactacaagaaggatgtggataaattggagagagtccagcgaagggcaacaaaaattattaggggtctggaacacatgacttatgaggatagtctgagggaactgggattgtttagcctgcagaagagaagaatgaggggggatttgatagctgctttcaactacctgagaggtggttccagagaggatggttctagactattctcagtggtagaagaggacaggacaaggagtaatggtctcaagttgcagtgggggaggtttaggttggatattaggaaaaactttttcactaggagggtggtgaaacactggaatgcgttacctagggaggtggtagaatctccttccttagaagtttttaaggtcaggcttgacaaagcccttgctgggatgatttaattggggattggtcctgctttgagcaggtggttggactagatgacctcctgaggtcccttccaaccctgatattctatgattctatgattctatgattttatggagACACTTCCCCTGCATACAGTGTCTCCTGACTGTATCCCACTCTGCAACCAGCACTTTCCCATCTAGCGAGTCACCTGTTGGCAACTGACACATTTCCATTGGGAGCTTTGCTTCCTCTGCTAAACAATCTGATTGTTAATATatggcctgagccaaagcccattgcgGCCCATGGGAGACCCTGAGCTGGGTCTCAAGGGCTCTGGTCTGGGCCCATAATGCAAAATGTCTAAATCTTAGGAACGTTGTTGTAGCAGGATATAAgagagactggggcagggggctgaggcaaTGTCTTTTACTGTACCAagctctgttggtgagagagacccgCTTTGGAGCTTGCAGGGAGCTCTGCTTCAGCTCTGGGGACGGCACtcctgagtgtcacagctaaacacaacctggaacagattgtttagcataagaagtTAATGGGTTGTaaaagaccattcaaggtgaagaggGCAGTTAATTCCTCTGCAGTTGTAGCACAAAGGGgaattagtgggttacagattgttggaaatagccataaatccagtgtctttatgaagtctgtga
Encoded here:
- the LOC140902766 gene encoding serum amyloid P-component-like, which produces MEKLQLWLFVLAGLSGAVTQSDLCGQVFVFPKESADAHVILNMNNNGTLQTFTMCLRYFTDLTRAFSLFSYATRARDNEILLYKDKPGELSLYVGGEPVTFKVPENKGTSTGWEHVCASWESATGIAELWVNGSPLPRKGLKKGYAINNQGVLIWAQDQDSFGGGFDAKQSFVGEIADVYM